A window from Dysidea avara chromosome 2, odDysAvar1.4, whole genome shotgun sequence encodes these proteins:
- the LOC136247396 gene encoding tyrosinase-like gives MQSGQVSFMAIALLCLLGQEVYGQIPRACSDITSLENLECCPATSDGVCGQDAGRGQCTDLNLPGYDINSADVRRNWPHYFTKICKCNGNYAGYDCSRCKFGHYGPDCSKSQVLPRRPLATYTDSDWAEFIDTIVQSRSFDSGYVAVLEEAVPGTTNLRMSNVSLYNLFVWLHHFASKDSATPDVSIRLDYAHAGPAFTTWHKYFHLLFEWEIQHMLKSMGHLDYHTFRLPFWDWRIEIQRSTGILSDDLFTEKRLGATRNVSGFPRVFGDIVGDGWNTICWQKFFQICDPNVNTGPLQRCPFTGTNPCSSNNPDWPTSRQVNLAMTFRSYERPPYNFLSRRNYRSFVDADVNFNILRCRKDRMCFCSPTFDPECSLTKSNGSRLIALKQQMHGTVHTITGAGDLATNLPLDKRGQMDDVVSSPNDPLFMPHHVMVDCMFDEWLERHPDAEYPNDIPVTVPTIGHQPDDFMVPFFPLSTNIDMFTRSRNFGYFCDLPNIRLPIHKHIHKGWW, from the exons ATGCAAAGTGGTCAAGTTTCTTTCATGGCCATTGCCTTGCTATGTCTGTTGGGGCAGGAGGTTTATGGTCAAATACCAAGAGCATGTAGTGATATTACAAGTCTAGAAAACTTAGAATGTTGTCCAGCTACAAGTGATGGTGTGTGTGGACAGGATGCTGGTAGGGGACAGTGTACTGATTTGAACTTGCCTGGATATGACATTAATAGTGCTGATGTGCGTCGCAATTGGCCTCACTACTTCACCAAG ATCTGCAAGTGCAATGGAAATTATGCAGGATATGACTGTAGTCGGTGTAAGTTTGGTCACTATGGACCTGATTGCTCTAAGTCACAAGTTCTTCCCCGACGACCACTTGCTACCTACACTGATAGTGACTGGGCTGAATTCATTGATACTATTGTTCAGTCACGTTCATTTGACTCAGGGTACGTGGCTGTATTAGAAGAGGCAGTTCCAGGAACTACAAATCTCCGCATGAGTAACGTATCACtttataatttgtttgtgtggCTTCACCACTTTGCTTCAAAAGATTCTGCTACACCAG ATGTATCGATTCGTTTGGATTATGCTCATGCCGGACCTGCATTCACAACTTGGCACAAATACTTTCACTTGTTGTTTGAGTGGGAAATACAACACATGTTAAAGAGCATGGGACACTTGGACTATCACACTTTCAGGCTACCTTTCTGGGACTGGCGAATTGAAATTCAAAGATCTACTGGAATACTGTCAGATGATCTGTTTACTGAAAAGAGGCTTGGGGCAACAAGGAATGTCAGTGGTTTTCCTCGTGTATTTGGAGATATTGTTGGTGACGGATGGAACACAATATGTTGGCAAAAATTCTTTCAGATTTGTGATCCAAATGTTAACACTGGTCCCCTTCAACGTTGCCCATTCACAGGAACTAACCCTTGCAGTAGCAACAATCCTGACTGGCCTACAAGTCGGCAAGTAAATCTTGCCATGACTTTTAGAAGTTATGAAAGACCACCTTATAATTTTCTATCACGAAGAAACTATCGAAGTTTTGTTGATGCTGATGTTAACTTTAATATACTTAGGTGCCGTAAAGACAGAATGTGTTTTTGTTCTCCCACTTTTGACCCTGAATGTTCCCTCACAAAGTCAAATGGCTCTCGATTGATTGCACTTAAACAACAAATGCATGGCACG GTTCATACCATTACTGGGGCAGGTGATCTTGCCACAAATCTTCCTCTTGATAAGAGAGGACAAATGGATGATGTGGTGTCATCACCAAATGATCCTCTTTTCATGCCTCACCATGTCATGGTAGATTGTATGTTTGATGAGTGGCTGGAGCGACACCCTGATGCAGAGTATCCTAATGATATACCAGTGACTGTTCCCACCATAGGACATCAGCCTGATGACTTTATGGTTCCATTTTTCCCACTCAGTACCAACATTGACATGTTCACACGGTCTCGTAATTTTGGATACTTTTGTGATCTACCAAACATTAGACTTCCTATACATAAACATATACATAAAGGCTGGTGGTGA
- the LOC136247397 gene encoding tyrosinase-like, giving the protein MAIALLCLLGQEAYGQIPRACSDVTSLENLECCPTTSDGVCGQDAGRGQCTDLNLPGYDINSADVRRNWPHYFTKVCKCNGNYAGYDCSRCKFGHYGPDCSESQVLPRRPLATYTDSDWAEFIDTIVQSRSFDSGYVAVLEEAVPGTTNLHMSNVSLYNLFVWLHHFASKDSATPDVSIRLDYAHAGPAFTTWHKYFHLLFEWEIQHMLKSMGHLDYHTFRLPYWDWRIEIQRSTGILSDDLFTEKRLGATRNVSGFPRVFGDIVGDGWNTICWQKFFQICDPNVNTGPLQRCPFTGNNPCSSNNPDWPTSRQVNLAMTFRTYERPPYNFLSRRNYRSFVDADVNFNIRRCRKDRMCFCSPTFDPECSLTKSNGSRLIALKQQMHGTVHTITGAGDLATNLPLDKRGQMDDVVSSPNDPLFMPHHVMVDCMFDEWLERHPDAEYPNDIPVTVPTIGHQHDDFMVPFFPLSTNVDMFTRSRNFGYYCDLPNII; this is encoded by the exons ATGGCCATTGCCTTGCTATGTCTGTTGGGGCAGGAGGCTTATGGTCAAATACCAAGAGCATGCAGTGATGTTACAAGTCTAGAAAACTTGGAGTGTTGTCCAACTACAAGTGATGGTGTGTGTGGACAGGATGCTGGTAGGGGACAGTGTACTGATTTGAACTTGCCTGGATATGACATAAACAGTGCTGATGTGCGTCGCAATTGGCCTCACTACTTCACCAAG GTCTGTAAGTGCAATGGAAATTATGCGGGATATGACTGTAGTCGGTGTAAGTTTGGTCACTATGGACCTGATTGCTCTGAGTCACAAGTTCTTCCCCGACGACCACTTGCTACCTACACTGATAGTGACTGGGCTGAATTCATTGATACCATTGTTCAGTCACGTTCGTTTGACTCAGGGTACGTGGCTGTATTAGAAGAGGCAGTTCCAGGAACCACAAATCTCCACATGAGTAATGTATCACtttataatttgtttgtgtggCTTCACCACTTTGCTTCAAAAGATTCTGCTACACCAG ACGTATCAATTCGTTTGGATTATGCTCATGCCGGACCTGCATTCACAACTTGGCACAAATACTTTCACTTGTTGTTTGAGTGGGAAATACAACACATGTTAAAGAGCATGGGACACTTGGACTATCACACTTTCAGGCTACCTTACTGGGACTGGCGAATTGAAATTCAAAGATCTACTGGAATACTGTCAGATGATCTCTTTACTGAAAAGAGGCTTGGGGCAACAAGGAATGTCAGTGGTTTTCCTCGTGTATTTGGAGATATTGTTGGTGATGGATGGAACACAATATGTTGGCAAAAATTCTTTCAGATTTGTGATCCAAATGTTAACACTGGTCCCCTTCAACGTTGCCCATTCACAGGAAATAACCCTTGCAGTAGCAACAATCCTGACTGGCCTACAAGTCGACAAGTAAATCTTGCCATGACTTTTAGAACATACGAAAGACCACCTTATAATTTTCTATCACGAAGAAACTATCGAAGTTTTGTTGATGCTGATGTTAACTTTAATATACGTAGGTGCCGTAAAGACAGAATGTGTTTTTGTTCTCCCACTTTTGACCCTGAATGTTCCCTCACAAAGTCAAATGGCTCGAGATTGATTGCACTTAAACAACAAATGCATGGAACG GTTCATACCATTACTGGGGCAGGTGATCTTGCCACAAATCTTCCACTTGATAAGAGAGGACAAATGGATGATGTGGTGTCATCACCAAATGATCCTCTTTTCATGCCTCACCATGTCATGGTAGATTGTATGTTTGATGAATGGCTGGAGCGACACCCTGATGCAGAGTATCCTAATGATATACCAGTAACTGTTCCCACCATAGGACATCAGCATGATGACTTTATGGTTCCATTTTTCCCACTCAGTACCAACGTTGACATGTTCACACGGTCTCGTAATTTTGGATACTATTGTGACCTACCAAACATCATATAA